A single genomic interval of Falco naumanni isolate bFalNau1 chromosome 11, bFalNau1.pat, whole genome shotgun sequence harbors:
- the INSL5 gene encoding insulin-like peptide INSL5, whose product MRSTVLALASLALLVAAREAKGEGNTVKLCGRDFVRAIVFTCGGSRWKRHLTDYRYLFEGENPLPFSPENNIYADSWRYTDQRLETIDEEIHNDKPETERDLQRTRKMSMLKKREVAKLLTTSCCSIGCSKREISSLC is encoded by the exons ATGAGGAGCACAGTGCTGGCGCTGGCCTCACTCGCTCTCCTGGTTGCGGCAAGGGAAGCAAAAGGTGAAGGGAACACTGTGAAGCTCTGTGGGAGAGACTTTGTCAGAGCCATCGTCTTCACCTGCGGCGGATCTCGGTGGAAAAGGCATTTGACTGATTATCGCTACCTGTTTG AGGGTGAAAACCCCCTGCCTTTCTCACCAGAGAACAACATTTATGCTGACTCCTGGAGGTACACAGACCAGAGGCTGGAGACCATCGATGAAGAAATCCACAATGACAAGCCTGAGACAGAGCGAGACCTGCAACGCACCAGGAAAATGTCTATGCTAAAAAAGCGTGAAGTAGCCAAATTGCTTACCacatcctgctgcagcatcgGCTGCAGCAAGAGAGAGATCAGTTCCCTGTGCTAA
- the DYNLT5 gene encoding dynein light chain Tctex-type 5 has protein sequence MQGPVAGRDPRSGPSERFPVAAVDGILKDVVGSYLREQPYEPARCRDMVEDMAEVIKTRLKDLMIPRYKIVVVTHIGQLNEQSMQIGSRCLWDPVSDTFSSYVFKNASLFALANVYAVYFE, from the exons ATGCAGGGCCCAGTCGCTGGCCGCGACCCCCGCTCGG GGCCCTCCGAGCGCTTCCCGGTGGCAGCAGTGGACGGTATCCTGAAGGACGTGGTGGGGAGCTACCTGAGGGAGCAGCCCTACGAGCCGGCCCGCTGCAGGGACATGGTGGAGGACATGGCGGAG gTTATTAAAACGCGGTTAAAAGACCTTATGATACCAAGGTACAAGATTGTTGTGGTGACGCATATTGGGCAGCTGAACGAGCAGAGCATGCAGATTGGAAGCAGGTGCCTCTGGGATCCTGTGAGCGATACGTTTTCATCGTATGTGTTCAAGAATGCTTCACTGTTTGCTCTTGCAAATGTCTATGCTGTCTATTTTGAATGA